The genomic segment GTCAGCCTCGTGATTTTGTGGACACAAAGCTGGCGATGGCTGACTTGGCGTTTGATGTGCTCACTGAAACCGGCGTTCTGATTCAGGCCCTGCCGGTTTGGGAGAGTGAGTGGTGTAATCCAGACAACTACTCCAACCCTGACCTGCTTCATGCCGTCGCACGGGATGGCATTATTCTCTGGCAGAGATGACGTCTGACCAATACTTGCGGCTGCTCGTTCTAGTCAGCGACCCGGGTGCATGATCTTGGCCATGCTCTGATAAGAGCGAGCGAGAAGACCCCAGTCACCCGCAGGGCAGCCCCCCTCCATACGGTAACCCCCTCAATAATAAATCTCGGTAAGACGTGGCGCGAACGTCTGATCTGTTCAATACGCGCTACTGGATTCGGTTCATCGATGATTAATCGGGTCCCGAGTCGTCGGTCGAGAGCATGAAAAATTTAGGCCTCATGTCTGGAGGTAGGCGTGTGTACATACTGAGGTCATGTTTAGAAGCTGGTAGTTTCAGTTATCAACGAATTGAAACAAGGAGAGCTAGCCGTGAGCAAAAAAAACGATGCAAGCAACGCCGCAGTCGCTGGAGCAGTGTCTGCCGCCTGTATTGCCAGCGCTGTCAGTTCTCTGGGAGATCGCGCACCTGAGGTAACCGGTCAACTATCCGCAAGAATCTTACAGGGAAACGGGTTTACCAAAATCGCTAACTATCAGCGCCTGGTTTTCATAACAGTTTTTTTGTACGCCGCCGTAATTGGAGGTCTTTACTGGCTCAAGGTGAACAATCCGCAGCTGTCGGGGTTCCTCGGTATCATGGTAATGATTGGCGGTGTAGGGGTTAGTCTTGGAATTGGGTTTACCCTCTGGTTCCAGCTACCACAGTATGCATCGTTGAAACTTCGCGCACGCTGGTGGCCTGTTGAGGAGCGTATGCGTGAACGCCAGCGAGCTGGCTGCGTCGTTTTGGGTAGTCCCCTGGCTGATGTCGTTTTCACTACGCCGTTTTATCTGATAGGGATCGCGATTGCCCTGCCGTTTTGGGTTCTTGGGATGATCTTTGAAATCCTTCGGACGATGTTTGTGCCCAATGCGCATTATCGCGGCGATGAAGGAAAGTATTTCGACAAGGTCCGTAAGCAATATGCGGTTCAGTGGAGCAAGTATGGTGAACGGCATGCCCACGAATGGCTAAGCCAAGCCTACAGTGGTCTGCTGAGTGATCCCGGTACCATTATCCCCTGGAACGCTTGGAGCAATGGAAAGCACAATGCTCTGTTGGCGCCGATGATTAAACGCCACGGCCCGATCAAAAAATACTGCAAGGGTTCACCGGGACAACCTAAGGGAACCATTTCTAAATCAATACCCGCCAAATACAGTGCTATCTAGAGTTGGTGACGCTGAACTTCGCACTTCAAATAACCGAACTATGGCGCTGATATCAAATGGCCAGCGCCAAGGTTTGGCACACGACGGTCTGCGCCTAAAGCCGAAGCAAAGGGGAGCAGGCGCGGCATAAATTCGATTCAAACAACAGTTCTCGATATCGGTATGCGTAACGCCTACAACGATTTTTGGAAAGTTCGCTATCGGTATGCGTAACGCGTACAACGATTTTTGGAAAGTTCGCTATCGGTATGCGTAACGCGTACAACTAATTGATATTGAACAAAAAGTTACATTTTTCAGGGTTGCTTCTGAGCGCTAATTCGTCTCGAATAAAGGGCAAGGGTCATGCCGAAGTGTTTCAGGCTTGACGGTAAGATCGCTAATTCGAGGACTGAGTACGATGAAGAATTCTGGATTGACCCTTCGAAAAGTTCGAGTCGAGCAGCTTCGTCTCTCAAACCGACTATCAGCCAAGTTGTGGGCGCAAGCGCTGGACATCGAGAGTCGGTTGCGGAGTCCGAAAGCGTTGACGGTTGACGCAATTCAGTTGCTCGCACGGCTCCATCCTGTTCACGTGGTCGACTCCGACCGCGGTAATAGAAAGTTCGATGTCATAGCAAATCACGCGGTGGCGAATCTCGCTTTGCGACTTCCTCTGAAGTCGAAACTGCAGGTTCTCGTTTGGTCCGAGAACGAAATCGCCTCTCCGCAGGAATCAATGTTTTTGAGTTACTTGCTGTTCGGGTTGGGTGCCGGGCAACAGCGAGCCGTTTTGAGACTTTATGAGTCGCTCACCCAGGGTCAGCGAGACCGCCTATCGCCGCGACTCAAGTCGCGGTCAGACCTAGAGCGGCTGACGGGAGTCAGTCGGAAAATTGGGCTCCAAGACCTGGCCGCCATCGCAAAAGACGATCAAATTGGGCTGGGGTTCTGATGGATATTCGCAACACTCCGGACCTATCCAGCATGTACCCTAATGATCTTCTGTCAGGTCTTATCCAGCCTCGTGAGGACTGGTTCAGGGTGGCAGACATTCTTGGATTAATTCCTGAACTCCTGTCGGCATTCGATCAGATCGGCCGCCCTTTGGCTGGCGCAAACCAACTTCGACAATGGCTCGAGGAAGGCGGCGATGAGGGATTAACTGCGCGGCTGGAGGCAAGCCATCGTGGGATCAGCGGCCTCATTACCGAGTCCCCCATTCACGCAATGCTGCTCAAACTGTCGTCGAAGAGAAACGCTCCTAAACGCCTAGAACTGGTGGCGTTGGTGCTATCGCTGGCAGAGGAGTGGCGAGCTGAGTTTTCCGGTACCGATACCTTCGGTTATCACGATAGAGTTGACGGCGCCTGCAGAGCGCTTCGATTACTGTCTGAGGAGGGGCTCGATCGCGTGCCGGACTTTAGGCAGGACGTAGAAAAGTTTTCTGAAACTTTTCGGCGGCGAGTCGACGGCCTTAGTTCGCGAGTATTGGCGGAGGGCCAGATACGTTACCTCAAAGAGCTGGAGCGCTTTTTCCGCTACTTCCTGGGCGAAGGCCCCGTCGTTGAGAGAGCGCTACGCGGGCCACGACATGTAGACGAGGAATTGACCAAAGGCCGCTGGCTTCGGGAAGCGACCAGTCGTGACTCTGAATTTGACGGACACCAAGAACCAAAGTTTTTCGTTGACGCGGTCTCTAAACAAGCCCTGGAGCGCCAGAGGCTTGACGGTAACGCACCCGATGAACTGCTGAAGAGCACAGTGATTGTTGACCCGGAGGAGAGTCTCGCGGTGAAAAGGGGAGCCTCCAGTCGACACTCCATCCGCCGAACAGGGATCAAGCGTGCAGGATTGCGACGCGCGAATCGAGTGTTACCAGGTCGGTGGGAATCACTGAATGAGCAAGATCTGCGCGCCTTTCTTCAATGGATTACGTCGGACGGAAACGTCCTTTTTCTTGAGAAGCTTTTACTCTTACTGATTTTGATCACAGGACGTTCGGCGCAATCTATCTATGACTGCCGGGTGGTCCAGAATCGCGTTCAGTTGCCGGACAAAATTGATCCACAGGCGGTTTATATCATCCTGGAAGAGAATGCTTGGGCCAGCGGTGTTTTGAAGCCGGCGTCGAGAAGAAAAAAACGGAATGTCTGGGAGCCTCATCTGACAACGGTGAGCGAGGTGTTCATAGCACCAATACCAACCCAAATTTGGATGCAGCTGTTCGATCCTGTTTGGGATGCAGCTAGGCAGGCTAAAAAACGCTCTGTTCGTCTCTTTGGTAGTCATTTGAACACGCGTGTGCCTCGTTTCGAGAAACTACTTGAGGAGTCACGGGAGTGTTTGATGGCTTTAAGACATGCTCATGGCGCTCGCCTCACACTCAAGAGACTCGAATCCGCGTTGTTCGCAAGCCTGGCGGTTCAGTTCGCCGATACGGTGGAGGCGTCTCTGGTTACCGGATCCCAACCGCCTTTTGGGCAAACGGCGGCTCTCTATTATCAGGCCAGCCCCCTCTCCAAATTGGTTGACGGCTATCGGCAGGTGGTAAGCGCGTGGGATGCCTTTTTGCCGCAGCTTTTCTCAGAGCGTGGTGGGGCTCAGGAAAGAGACGACACGCCAGTAGGTACGCCTTATGTTGCGCGTGAGGGCTCAATTGTAAACGCCACGACTGCGCTGCGGGGCGAGTTGGAAACGCTGCGGGGGCGTGGCGAACTTGAAGCGATTCGCGAATTCCACAACCTCTATACGGCGTACACGCATTGGATGTTGTTGTGGTCTACGGGCTTTCGAGCGGTTCATGACCCAGTCGGCCGTCCCCAGGAAATCAATCGCAGAAGAGGCTTTGTGTTTATCGCCGATAAAACCGGCGACGGAAATGCCCATCATCGTGCAGTGCCTGCGCCAGATCGGTTGCTGGAGCAACTCGTTCTCTACGAGCGTCACTGCGAGGCCGTTCGCAGTCGAACTTATCTAATGGGTGCAGGTGCAAACCCGCATGCTTTCTTTCTGTATCTTGATGAAAAACTGAGCATCCAGCCTGCAACGCCCGCACTTCTCTCTAGTGAGCTTGAGCGTTTTTTCGCGCTGCCCATCAACGTCAGCCGTCACAGCCTTCGCAGTTTCCTTCGAAAGCACTCAGTTCCGGGCGGACTGGTAAACGCCTTTATGGGCCACTGGGGAATTGGCGCCGAGCCATGGGCGCGGTACTCCACATTAGACCCTGAGTTTTTCCGGGCGTCGGTTGCCCCGGTGTTGGAGCGGTTAATCGATTCGTTGGGTTTTGAGGTGGTGTATGGCATTGATGGAAAATGAGGGAATCGGCTGCTGGGTGGGTTGGTTGCGTCCGGTCGAACGCCTTGAACGAAGCATCCGCCGAGGGCGGAGTCGTGAGCTAAGCGGGGAGGAAAAGAGGACGGTTAGCCGAGCGGTTGCCAAACTTCGACGGCTTGAAGAGGTAAACCGCCGACTTCGGGATAGTTGGCCGGACCTCTTCGCCGGTCAGTTTGATGTGAGACTGAGCGACGATGAAGTAGAACGGCTCGTCACTGAGGTCTGCCAGAGCGATTCTGGCATGGAGATTCGCGATGCACAGCGGCACCTGGTTACCGGACTCTCTCGTGGGGTAAAAGAGTTGGGCTGGGACGTTGCTGTGCCTGCTCCATACACGTCGGTGTCAGTCCTTCCGTCGCTCTTCAGTACCGAAACAGCGGAGCGGCTTGCTCGGTTCGACATGGTTCAAGATCGATATCTTGAGTGGCTGCAAGGAACCACATCAGACGGGCCTCGCGATATCCGTATCGATGCCGGCGAGTTGCTGTTCAGCTTCGCGTTTCACACAGGGGTGGCTTGCCATGGTTGGTTCTCAGAGCTCAGCCAGGCCATTGGCAAGGATCTGGAGACATATCGCGGCACCTACTGGGTGACGCTGGAAAAATCCTCTGGTGCCGGCAAAGCAGGGCTCGGCGACAAAAAGCGCAGAAGAATCATCCTTGCGCCGATGACGGCCTTGCTTTTGAGACGCTGGCACCGACACTGGTCTGGGCGATGGCCTCAGGAAGATACCAGCGAAGAGTCACTTCACGTGTTTACTCAGCATATTGGGTTGGCATCGTTAACGGTGCGTGAGTGCCAAGCTCTGTCGGAGTCAAACCTGACGACCGTGGTACCCGGATTCCTCGTGCATTACGCGCGAACATTGGACTTGGGAAAGTCACTCAGGAGGGAGAATTGGGCAAGGTGGTTAACTGGACAGTTTCATCAGACCCAGAGCGACGTAGCCGCCGGGGATAGCGATGCCCCGAGTGCCTACGTCCCCATTGAAAACGACGTACCGCCATCCGAAACACCCGCCACTGACCAAGTACAATACTTTTGCGATCTCGCCAAGTGGATGAGCAAGTTCGTCAGCCTCTCAGAGAAAATCTCAGTGTTGGCGGATTATGATCGACGCCGGCTCGTGGCGGAGTTCAGGCACCGCACCCGAAAGGATATTCAGAGGGTGTTCAGACAGGAGGGTGTCTCGGCGCTGTCCCGGATGCTAGCGGAGTATTCGCTGTTTCTCATTGGATCAGACGGTGCCCTGGACACAGATCTCGTCCGACAGGCAAAACACTATCATCACCTTCAAAGACTGCTGGACTATTCGCCGGACGTACTCAGCGCCTCAACGCTCGATGCTGACGAATGGCAAGCCATCTATGACGCGATCTTAGAGGTCAGTCCCGGAGACGCAGGGGCTATACAGGCCGCATTGTCATCGTGGCATGAGTTTCTCCATACGGCCTATGGGTTGGAGCGCGTGCCTTCGGAGGTGTCTGATGGCGGGGGAGTGGATGCCGCCATATTGACCGAAACGGAGTTCGACATAGCCAAGCAGCAGCTGCTCGCTGCCGGTGGCGACTATGCGCGAATGCAGCTGGCGTTGCTCATTCTGGGGTTCCGTTGCGGCCTGCGGCGGAGTGAGGCGTGGTCCAGACGATTTGAGGATTTCCCGGGACTGGGTGTTGAAGGCGTGCAACAACCGGAGCTTCTCGTGCGTCCAACGAAAACGGTCGGCGTTAAGTCCGCCTCTGCGGTTCGCAGGCTGCCGTTGGCCATCCTGCTGCCAGAGGACGAGCAGCGTTGGCTGGCTGAGTTCATTCTGGATCGGCAGCGTCGGTTACCGACGAATAATCGCGCAGCACCGGTGTTCGCGGATCCGGTCAGTGGCGACTTTCGCATCACAGAGCCCCTGGTGTTCTCAGATCTGACGCTCCTGTTGCGCCAGGTATCTGGAGACGATTCTTTCCGCTTCCACCATCTGAGGCACTCGTTTGCTTCCTTCAATCTGATTCGGTTGCTGGAACTGAGCGATGGGCAACTGTTGTCCTCCGAGGGTAGTCCTCAGTTTGTGAGCGACGCTGACGCTCATGAAGGCGGCAGTGAACCGCTCTGGCGAAGAGCAGGATTGGGGGACCCCAGCATGAGTCTGGCGCTGTTGTCGCAGTGGCTGGGGCATTCGAGTGAACGCGTGACACTGCGAAGCTACGCCCATGTGTTGGATTTTTTGCTAGGCCAATACCTGATTGCCAGGGAAAACCCGGTACTCACCCTAGCCCAACAGCAGGTGATTTTGGAAAAGTCGCCTGCGGCTTTGGAGAAGTTTCGGCATCGCAAACGCCTGACCGATCGGGCGTCGACTGCGGCAGACCTACTGAGCTGTGTCCGAATTCGCGGCGCACGACCCATTGAAGAAAAAGGCAAAACATACCCGACAGAGTTCGATATTCAAACGGCGCCCCGGAAAACGCGTCACCTCAACCCGCTGTTGCCCTATCGGCTCGCCTTGTTGGTCGATCAGTATTCAAGCCGAACATCCGAAGCCAGCGTTGGCGAAGCTTTAGCGCATGCCGCATCGCAGTTGGATATTGATCAACCCCTAGCTGAAGCCTGGCAGGCGAGGGCATCAGCATTATTCAACCTCCCGATGCCAAAAGCGGACAAGCTGGGGAGGTTCTCACTCAACGCACCTAGGAGCGATGTCGCTCGAGTGAACTTCTCTCTGATTTTTCGTGCCCCGGAGCTCTCGAATTTTCCCGTACCGCCGCAATCCAGAACGGCATTTCAAGAGATGATGGGGTGGTTCGTGCAACTGGCGGACTGGGCAGAGCGGGATGCTTTGGCGGCGAGAGACTCGCTTCGTCTTACCGCAGAGGCGATCCAGCGGTCGCGGCCCAATATCCAGCCCCGAGGACGAGAACGACAACTTGCGTTTCTCAAACTCATTCTTGAGCTCAGGTTAGTGAGGCACTTCGAGCCTATTATCCATACTACTGACGCGAACTGGCCCGCTGCTCAGCAATTCTGGGCGCAAAACTCCGGACTTCCCAAGACCCGGTTTCGGCAGGAGCTCGGCGTTCTGAAAGATCCGCCAAAAGATGGGATTCTGCATCTAAAGCTTAAATCGCCAGGAAAGGCCGGAAGCTACTTCTGGGCGGCGCTGAGGTTTTTGGTTTTTACCGGTTGCGTGATGTTCGATGCCGTCCCTGGCAATGCAGATTCTCAGGTCGCAGGTTCGTAATGGGTTATGATCAGCCTGCCTGGTTGTGGGTAAGACCGCATGCAGAGCTGTGCACGAATTCGTTGCCCGAGCTCAGGGTTGCCGAACATCTGGGACTCCTCATATCGTAGGTAAGCGAGAGTCTGGCGACCACGACAGAGCAACGTCAATCGGACAATCGGTTCTCCGGTTCGTGGGATAACGACAGGCAGTTTTGAGATTACAGTGAACCGATCGTACCAGGACACCAGCATCGGTCGCTTTGCGTTGAGGTTAGCCATATCGACGCTCCTCGTCATAGTCGTACTCAAGGCGCAGAAGGGCGCTCAGTAGCGTTGGAAGGGACTCACGTGATGGTTCCATTGCGTGGCGAGCGAGTTGGTCGCGCACCCAAGTTTCCATGGCTTCAACATTGCTTCTTTCACCGCCAAGCCCGAGAAGTGTCACTACATGACGATCTTGTTGGTTGATGCCCACCGCAACACACAGGCTAGCGGCAAGGTTTCGAATAACCCGCCGGTTGGCCAGGGCAGGGGTATCGCTCGTGAACAGTCGGTAAGGCGTATGATCAAGCATCGTTTTGCTCCTTCTCGGGCGTTTCTCCCGCAACCTTTTCCTGCTTGAACTCGGTGATGAGCAACCGCTCGAACGCCGAGCCATCGCGCCGCGTAAGGTTCGGAACGTAGCGGCTGTATACCCGAAACAGCATCTCCGTCGTGGTGTGTCCCATCTGCCGGGCAATCCATTCCGGGTTCTCGCCAGCAGCCAGCCACAGCGTGGCGGCAGTGTGACGAGTCTGGTAAGGCCGGCGCTTTCGCAGGCCCAAATGGCTGAGCAGGGGATACCACACCCGCTTGGTGACGTTGTTGTGCTCAAGCGGATTGCCTGCCC from the Marinobacter sp. LQ44 genome contains:
- a CDS encoding site-specific integrase, with product MDIRNTPDLSSMYPNDLLSGLIQPREDWFRVADILGLIPELLSAFDQIGRPLAGANQLRQWLEEGGDEGLTARLEASHRGISGLITESPIHAMLLKLSSKRNAPKRLELVALVLSLAEEWRAEFSGTDTFGYHDRVDGACRALRLLSEEGLDRVPDFRQDVEKFSETFRRRVDGLSSRVLAEGQIRYLKELERFFRYFLGEGPVVERALRGPRHVDEELTKGRWLREATSRDSEFDGHQEPKFFVDAVSKQALERQRLDGNAPDELLKSTVIVDPEESLAVKRGASSRHSIRRTGIKRAGLRRANRVLPGRWESLNEQDLRAFLQWITSDGNVLFLEKLLLLLILITGRSAQSIYDCRVVQNRVQLPDKIDPQAVYIILEENAWASGVLKPASRRKKRNVWEPHLTTVSEVFIAPIPTQIWMQLFDPVWDAARQAKKRSVRLFGSHLNTRVPRFEKLLEESRECLMALRHAHGARLTLKRLESALFASLAVQFADTVEASLVTGSQPPFGQTAALYYQASPLSKLVDGYRQVVSAWDAFLPQLFSERGGAQERDDTPVGTPYVAREGSIVNATTALRGELETLRGRGELEAIREFHNLYTAYTHWMLLWSTGFRAVHDPVGRPQEINRRRGFVFIADKTGDGNAHHRAVPAPDRLLEQLVLYERHCEAVRSRTYLMGAGANPHAFFLYLDEKLSIQPATPALLSSELERFFALPINVSRHSLRSFLRKHSVPGGLVNAFMGHWGIGAEPWARYSTLDPEFFRASVAPVLERLIDSLGFEVVYGIDGK
- a CDS encoding site-specific integrase, translating into MALMENEGIGCWVGWLRPVERLERSIRRGRSRELSGEEKRTVSRAVAKLRRLEEVNRRLRDSWPDLFAGQFDVRLSDDEVERLVTEVCQSDSGMEIRDAQRHLVTGLSRGVKELGWDVAVPAPYTSVSVLPSLFSTETAERLARFDMVQDRYLEWLQGTTSDGPRDIRIDAGELLFSFAFHTGVACHGWFSELSQAIGKDLETYRGTYWVTLEKSSGAGKAGLGDKKRRRIILAPMTALLLRRWHRHWSGRWPQEDTSEESLHVFTQHIGLASLTVRECQALSESNLTTVVPGFLVHYARTLDLGKSLRRENWARWLTGQFHQTQSDVAAGDSDAPSAYVPIENDVPPSETPATDQVQYFCDLAKWMSKFVSLSEKISVLADYDRRRLVAEFRHRTRKDIQRVFRQEGVSALSRMLAEYSLFLIGSDGALDTDLVRQAKHYHHLQRLLDYSPDVLSASTLDADEWQAIYDAILEVSPGDAGAIQAALSSWHEFLHTAYGLERVPSEVSDGGGVDAAILTETEFDIAKQQLLAAGGDYARMQLALLILGFRCGLRRSEAWSRRFEDFPGLGVEGVQQPELLVRPTKTVGVKSASAVRRLPLAILLPEDEQRWLAEFILDRQRRLPTNNRAAPVFADPVSGDFRITEPLVFSDLTLLLRQVSGDDSFRFHHLRHSFASFNLIRLLELSDGQLLSSEGSPQFVSDADAHEGGSEPLWRRAGLGDPSMSLALLSQWLGHSSERVTLRSYAHVLDFLLGQYLIARENPVLTLAQQQVILEKSPAALEKFRHRKRLTDRASTAADLLSCVRIRGARPIEEKGKTYPTEFDIQTAPRKTRHLNPLLPYRLALLVDQYSSRTSEASVGEALAHAASQLDIDQPLAEAWQARASALFNLPMPKADKLGRFSLNAPRSDVARVNFSLIFRAPELSNFPVPPQSRTAFQEMMGWFVQLADWAERDALAARDSLRLTAEAIQRSRPNIQPRGRERQLAFLKLILELRLVRHFEPIIHTTDANWPAAQQFWAQNSGLPKTRFRQELGVLKDPPKDGILHLKLKSPGKAGSYFWAALRFLVFTGCVMFDAVPGNADSQVAGS